Proteins encoded within one genomic window of Spirulina major PCC 6313:
- the glgX gene encoding glycogen debranching protein GlgX: MDYTLWPGQSYPLGATWDGAGTNFALFSEHATGVDLCLFDAQDHETRIPLVERNHFVWHGYLPDVGPGQRYAYRVYGGFLPTQGHRFNVNKLLIDPYAQAIAGDIIHDEAIYSYPWHTDDEDLGFNDLDSAPYIPKCVVVDQEFDWEGDRLLRTPAHESVIYEIHVKGFTKAHPDIPPALRGTYAGLAHPAAIAYLKSLGITAVELLPIHHIYIHQGHLVDKDLHNYWGYDNINYFAPYSGYSASGIAGEQVKEFKTMVKALHAAGLEVILDVVYNHTGEGNHMGPTLSLRGIDNFSYYRTLEDDPRYYMDFTGCGNSLNVRHPQVLKLITDSLRYWVEEMHVDGFRFDLASALARELYDVNNLSAFFNIIHQDPVLSTVKLIAEPWDIGEGGYQVGNFPLLWSEWNGKYRDTMRDFWIGMESSVGEFAFRFTGSSDLYELSGRKPSASINFITAHDGFTLNDLVSYNEKHNEDNGEENRDGDDHNRSWNCGAEGPTDDPEILALRERQRRNLLVTLMLSQGVPMLLGGDELGRTQGGNNNAYCQDNEISWFDWSLTQGNQDLLEFTKTLIAFHHDNPVFQRRQWFQGRAIHGSGVRDIGWFNPDGLEMTDEQWTHGYIKTLAIFLNGEELGKVNEQGDRIVGDSFFLLLNAHHEPLIFAIPEMLQPWQWQVVIDTTQPQFLMAGTIYQHDDEIELSDRSLLLLRRGESVPPQPPKPQKSAIAPSPKLSN, from the coding sequence ATGGATTACACGCTTTGGCCCGGCCAATCCTATCCGCTGGGTGCAACATGGGATGGTGCAGGTACGAACTTCGCACTGTTTAGTGAGCATGCCACAGGAGTGGATCTCTGTCTCTTTGATGCACAGGATCATGAAACCCGCATTCCTCTTGTCGAGCGCAATCACTTTGTGTGGCATGGCTATCTTCCCGATGTGGGGCCCGGTCAACGCTATGCCTATCGCGTTTATGGCGGCTTTCTCCCCACCCAGGGCCATCGCTTCAACGTCAATAAGTTGTTAATTGATCCCTACGCCCAAGCGATCGCCGGCGATATCATCCACGACGAAGCGATCTACAGTTATCCCTGGCATACCGACGATGAAGACCTCGGCTTCAATGACCTCGACAGTGCCCCCTACATTCCCAAATGCGTTGTTGTTGACCAGGAATTTGACTGGGAGGGCGATCGCCTCCTCCGCACTCCCGCCCACGAATCAGTCATTTACGAAATCCACGTCAAAGGCTTCACCAAAGCCCACCCCGACATCCCCCCCGCCCTGCGCGGCACCTACGCCGGACTCGCCCACCCCGCCGCGATCGCCTATCTTAAATCCCTCGGCATCACCGCCGTCGAACTGCTCCCCATTCATCACATCTACATCCACCAAGGCCACCTCGTTGACAAAGACCTCCACAACTACTGGGGCTACGACAACATCAACTACTTCGCCCCCTACTCCGGCTACAGTGCCAGCGGCATCGCCGGAGAACAGGTCAAGGAATTTAAAACCATGGTGAAGGCCCTCCACGCCGCCGGTTTAGAAGTGATCCTCGATGTGGTTTATAACCACACCGGCGAAGGCAACCACATGGGGCCCACCCTCTCCCTGCGTGGCATTGATAACTTCTCCTACTACCGCACCCTCGAAGACGACCCCCGCTATTACATGGACTTCACCGGCTGCGGCAACTCCCTCAACGTCCGCCATCCCCAGGTGTTGAAACTAATCACCGACAGTCTCCGCTATTGGGTGGAAGAAATGCACGTTGACGGCTTTCGCTTTGACCTCGCTTCGGCCCTGGCGCGGGAACTCTACGATGTGAATAATCTCTCGGCATTCTTTAACATCATTCACCAAGACCCGGTACTCTCCACCGTGAAGCTAATCGCCGAACCCTGGGACATTGGCGAGGGTGGCTATCAAGTGGGCAACTTCCCGCTGCTCTGGTCGGAATGGAATGGGAAATATCGCGACACGATGCGGGACTTTTGGATCGGGATGGAAAGCAGTGTGGGAGAGTTCGCGTTCCGGTTTACCGGGAGTTCCGATCTCTACGAACTGAGTGGCCGAAAACCCAGTGCGAGCATCAACTTTATCACCGCCCATGATGGGTTTACCCTCAATGATTTGGTGAGCTACAACGAGAAACATAACGAGGATAATGGCGAAGAGAATCGAGACGGGGATGACCATAACCGCTCCTGGAATTGTGGGGCAGAAGGGCCGACGGATGACCCGGAAATTTTGGCTTTGCGGGAACGGCAGCGGCGGAATCTCCTCGTGACCTTGATGTTGTCCCAAGGGGTTCCGATGCTGCTGGGGGGCGATGAGTTGGGGCGTACCCAGGGGGGGAATAATAATGCCTATTGCCAAGATAATGAGATTTCTTGGTTTGATTGGTCGCTGACTCAGGGGAATCAAGATCTGCTGGAGTTTACGAAAACCCTGATTGCGTTTCACCATGATAATCCGGTGTTTCAACGCCGTCAGTGGTTCCAAGGGCGGGCGATCCATGGTTCGGGTGTCCGGGATATTGGCTGGTTTAACCCCGATGGCTTGGAGATGACCGATGAGCAATGGACTCATGGCTATATTAAGACGTTGGCGATTTTCCTGAATGGGGAAGAACTGGGCAAGGTGAATGAGCAGGGCGATCGCATCGTCGGGGATAGTTTTTTCCTGTTGCTCAATGCCCACCATGAGCCATTGATCTTTGCAATTCCTGAAATGCTCCAGCCGTGGCAATGGCAGGTGGTGATTGATACCACTCAACCGCAGTTTTTGATGGCGGGCACGATCTACCAACATGATGATGAAATCGAGTTGTCCGATCGCTCCCTCTTGCTCTTACGGCGGGGTGAATCCGTACCGCCCCAGCCGCCGAAACCCCAGAAAAGTGCGATCGCACCTTCCCCCAAACTATCCAATTAA
- a CDS encoding zinc ribbon domain-containing protein: protein MAYFARLTPHQEIELINRDRQTVITLTNSHSSQQQAQSASYTTGPWLTPPTLWRDGDRVILRIESDTPLILHLQGQAIAPLDRLPPLPNADVIPLQRRADPAPMPPMEPMQPMEPMTMGNMTMNPMQMKMGNMELRMDNATPSPGSPASQAAQFCPQCGHKSQGGDRFCRACGQSLTT, encoded by the coding sequence ATGGCTTACTTTGCCCGCCTCACGCCCCATCAAGAGATTGAACTGATCAACCGCGATCGCCAAACCGTGATCACCCTGACCAATAGCCACAGCAGCCAACAACAAGCCCAATCCGCCAGCTACACCACAGGGCCTTGGTTAACGCCCCCGACCCTGTGGCGCGACGGCGATCGCGTCATCCTCCGCATCGAAAGCGACACCCCGTTAATTTTGCACCTCCAGGGGCAAGCGATCGCCCCCCTCGACCGTTTGCCCCCCTTGCCCAATGCGGATGTGATTCCCCTCCAACGCCGCGCCGATCCTGCCCCGATGCCCCCCATGGAACCCATGCAACCCATGGAACCCATGACCATGGGTAATATGACGATGAACCCGATGCAGATGAAAATGGGCAACATGGAACTGCGCATGGACAACGCCACCCCCTCCCCTGGGTCTCCCGCATCCCAAGCCGCGCAATTTTGTCCCCAATGTGGTCACAAAAGCCAAGGGGGCGATCGCTTCTGTCGCGCCTGCGGCCAATCCCTCACCACCTAA
- the nadA gene encoding quinolinate synthase NadA, translated as MFTAAAPSAPTSLIPNDLFSAIADLKHDLNAIVLAHYYQEGDIQDCADYVGDSLGLARQAAATDAEIIVFAGVHFMAETAKILNPHKQVLLPDLDAGCSLADSCPPDQFAQFKAQHPDHLVISYINCTAAIKAMSDIICTSSNAVQIVEQIPPEQPILFAPDRNLGRYVIEQTGREMVLWQGSCIVHETFSEKKLVQLRVEHPDAEIIAHPECEPQILRHADFIGSTTALLNYAQTSQAPSLIVATEPGILHQMQKSCPRQRLIPAPPLNNCACNECPHMRLNTLEKLYQAMQTRQPEITLPLETCAAALKPIERMLAMSH; from the coding sequence GTGTTTACTGCTGCTGCGCCTTCTGCCCCAACGTCCCTGATACCGAATGATCTATTTAGTGCGATCGCTGATCTCAAGCACGACCTCAATGCCATTGTCCTCGCCCATTACTACCAAGAAGGGGACATTCAAGATTGTGCGGACTACGTGGGGGATTCCCTCGGCTTGGCACGGCAAGCCGCCGCAACAGATGCTGAGATAATTGTCTTCGCTGGCGTTCACTTCATGGCGGAAACAGCCAAGATTCTCAACCCCCATAAACAGGTGCTGTTGCCGGATTTAGACGCAGGTTGCTCCCTAGCAGACAGTTGCCCCCCGGATCAATTCGCCCAGTTTAAGGCCCAGCATCCCGACCATTTGGTGATTTCCTACATCAATTGCACGGCGGCAATCAAAGCCATGAGTGACATCATTTGCACCAGTTCCAACGCCGTGCAAATCGTCGAGCAAATTCCCCCAGAACAGCCTATTTTGTTTGCCCCCGATCGCAACTTAGGCCGCTACGTGATCGAACAAACCGGCCGCGAGATGGTGTTGTGGCAAGGTAGTTGCATTGTCCATGAAACCTTTTCAGAGAAAAAACTCGTGCAGTTGCGGGTTGAACATCCCGACGCTGAAATCATTGCCCACCCTGAATGTGAGCCGCAAATTTTACGCCATGCAGACTTCATTGGCTCTACCACTGCCCTGCTCAACTATGCCCAAACGAGTCAAGCCCCTAGCCTGATCGTCGCCACAGAGCCGGGCATCTTGCACCAAATGCAAAAAAGTTGCCCGCGTCAACGCCTGATTCCTGCGCCCCCACTGAATAATTGCGCCTGCAATGAATGTCCTCACATGCGCCTTAACACCTTGGAAAAACTCTACCAAGCCATGCAAACGCGGCAACCAGAAATTACGTTACCTCTGGAAACTTGTGCGGCTGCCCTCAAACCGATTGAGCGGATGTTGGCGATGAGTCATTAA
- a CDS encoding efflux RND transporter periplasmic adaptor subunit, whose amino-acid sequence MALPSFLNPRNPLPWIVGLAGGGILLIGVSTYNAMLGPAATFLEEYTVLAESQSLRQQVSASGTVVPIRSVNISPNQAGELKQLLVDQGMRVEQGQRLAVMDNEAIFTQGAQAEARFKQAVANLREAELRAPTAIQQARARAIAAQSRLEAARARVPTEFEQAKAEVRAAMERRDRAQARVERYTIPTEQGAISSNAYDDALVDLRRAQADVRQAEEALRREAQTARPEIQELEASFAEAQAALAQAERSSQAEIASQQAAVEASRAAVEEVRVQFENTLITAPFEGIITQRFATPGAFVTPTTSGSTSASSSATSILALAEGLEVVAKVPEIDIPDLEPGQFVELIADAYPEESFRGRVRLIAPEAIVEQNVTSFEVRILLEPKAIEALLPGMNVDLTFLGEQLARTVVVPTVAIVTEDGETGVMVPDANNKPEFRPVTLGSSLEDQTQIISGLEEGERVFIELPEEYRRREES is encoded by the coding sequence ATGGCCTTGCCCTCCTTTCTCAACCCCCGAAACCCATTACCCTGGATCGTTGGCCTGGCGGGTGGTGGCATTCTGTTGATCGGCGTGTCTACCTACAACGCGATGCTCGGCCCTGCTGCCACCTTCCTGGAAGAATACACTGTGCTGGCTGAGTCCCAATCCCTCCGCCAACAGGTGTCCGCCAGTGGTACGGTCGTGCCGATTCGGAGCGTCAATATTAGCCCTAACCAAGCCGGAGAACTGAAGCAGTTACTGGTTGATCAGGGGATGCGGGTCGAACAAGGGCAACGTTTGGCGGTGATGGATAATGAGGCCATTTTCACCCAGGGAGCCCAAGCTGAAGCCCGGTTTAAACAGGCGGTGGCGAATTTACGAGAGGCGGAATTACGCGCTCCAACGGCGATCCAACAGGCGCGGGCGCGGGCGATCGCAGCCCAATCTCGTCTTGAGGCGGCGCGGGCCCGCGTCCCGACGGAATTTGAACAGGCAAAGGCAGAGGTGCGGGCGGCGATGGAGCGGCGCGATCGCGCCCAAGCCCGCGTCGAACGCTACACCATCCCCACGGAACAAGGGGCGATTTCGAGCAATGCCTATGATGATGCCCTCGTTGACCTGCGCCGGGCCCAGGCCGATGTGCGCCAAGCCGAGGAAGCCCTACGCCGCGAAGCCCAAACCGCCCGCCCCGAAATTCAAGAACTCGAAGCCAGCTTCGCCGAAGCCCAAGCCGCCCTCGCCCAAGCCGAGCGCAGCAGCCAAGCGGAAATCGCCAGCCAACAGGCTGCCGTGGAAGCCTCCCGCGCTGCCGTCGAAGAAGTGCGCGTCCAGTTTGAAAACACCTTGATCACCGCCCCTTTTGAGGGCATCATCACCCAACGCTTCGCCACACCGGGCGCGTTTGTGACCCCCACCACCTCCGGTTCCACGTCGGCCTCCTCGTCGGCCACTTCGATCCTTGCCCTCGCGGAAGGCTTAGAAGTGGTGGCGAAAGTCCCGGAAATTGATATTCCCGACCTGGAGCCGGGCCAATTTGTCGAACTGATCGCCGATGCCTATCCGGAGGAGTCGTTTCGGGGTCGGGTGCGCTTGATTGCCCCGGAAGCGATCGTCGAGCAAAATGTCACCTCCTTTGAGGTGCGGATTTTGTTGGAACCGAAGGCGATCGAGGCCCTGTTACCGGGGATGAATGTGGATCTCACGTTCCTCGGTGAGCAGTTGGCGCGGACGGTGGTGGTGCCGACGGTGGCGATCGTCACCGAGGATGGGGAAACGGGGGTGATGGTTCCCGATGCGAACAATAAACCGGAATTTCGCCCGGTGACCCTCGGCAGCAGCCTGGAGGATCAGACGCAGATTATCAGTGGTTTAGAGGAAGGGGAGCGGGTCTTTATTGAACTGCCAGAGGAGTATCGGCGGCGCGAGGAGTCCTAG
- a CDS encoding dihydroorotase, whose amino-acid sequence MTELIKQVRVLDPESETDIVADVRLDSGQIAAIAPQLSDRSEDLTITDGQGQILAPGLVDLYSSSDEPGYEDRETLASLTAAAAAGGFTRLALLPNTNPPLDNLPSVQTQQRRYSGLPVRCATWGAITPQLAGKGMVEYQELAPQVVGFSDGTAMPPLDLLRRILEYLQPLGKPIAIAPVLPQLRGNGVMREGDWSIQLGLPGDPSYSETAALAALLELVAAVPTPIHLMRISTAKSVDLIATAKAQGLPITASTTWLHLLYDTRALTSYDPTLHLATPLGNPADCEALRAGVKAGVIDAIAVDHTPISYEDKTVSFAESPPGAIGLQTALPCLWQQLVISGHLTALELWNAISTQPARCLRQAPPRCAVGAAAELTLFDPQRVWTADAPGLRSLSTNSPLFEQQIVGQVVTTYSQHHNQIV is encoded by the coding sequence ATGACTGAACTGATCAAACAGGTGCGAGTCCTTGACCCGGAGAGCGAAACGGATATTGTGGCGGATGTGCGCCTGGATTCTGGCCAGATTGCCGCGATCGCACCCCAACTATCGGATCGGAGCGAAGATCTAACCATCACCGACGGCCAAGGGCAGATCCTCGCCCCCGGCCTCGTTGACCTCTACAGCAGCAGTGATGAACCGGGCTACGAAGACCGTGAAACCCTGGCCAGCCTCACCGCTGCCGCCGCTGCGGGAGGGTTTACCCGTCTTGCCCTGTTGCCGAACACCAATCCCCCCCTTGATAATTTGCCCAGTGTGCAAACTCAGCAGCGCCGCTACTCAGGATTGCCGGTGCGCTGCGCAACTTGGGGGGCAATAACACCGCAACTCGCCGGCAAGGGGATGGTGGAATATCAAGAGCTAGCCCCCCAAGTGGTGGGGTTTAGCGACGGAACCGCCATGCCGCCTCTCGATCTGTTGCGCCGTATTTTGGAATATCTGCAACCGTTGGGCAAGCCGATCGCGATCGCGCCGGTTTTGCCGCAATTGCGAGGCAACGGTGTGATGCGCGAGGGGGATTGGTCAATTCAATTGGGACTACCCGGTGATCCAAGCTACTCGGAAACCGCCGCCCTCGCCGCCTTGCTCGAATTGGTTGCCGCCGTGCCCACCCCCATCCACCTCATGCGCATCTCCACGGCGAAAAGTGTAGACTTGATCGCCACCGCCAAAGCCCAGGGATTACCGATCACAGCGAGTACCACCTGGCTACATCTGCTCTACGACACCCGCGCCCTGACCTCCTACGATCCCACCTTGCATCTGGCAACTCCCTTGGGCAACCCGGCGGATTGCGAGGCGTTGCGGGCGGGGGTAAAAGCGGGCGTGATTGATGCGATCGCCGTGGATCACACCCCAATCAGTTATGAAGATAAAACCGTCAGCTTTGCCGAATCCCCGCCAGGGGCGATCGGGCTACAAACGGCCCTGCCCTGTCTGTGGCAACAATTGGTGATCAGCGGTCATCTTACAGCCCTTGAATTGTGGAACGCCATCAGCACGCAACCCGCCCGTTGCCTCAGGCAAGCGCCGCCCCGCTGTGCTGTGGGTGCTGCCGCTGAACTGACCTTATTTGATCCGCAGCGGGTTTGGACTGCCGATGCCCCAGGATTGCGATCGCTCAGCACCAACAGTCCTCTGTTTGAGCAGCAAATTGTCGGGCAAGTTGTAACAACGTATTCACAACATCACAACCAAATCGTTTAA
- a CDS encoding transporter substrate-binding domain-containing protein: MIQRRRFLITLTCCASLILSLGAGCSSTPSETDSASEDSAADRTLVMATSADYPPYEFYETARGEGEPIGFDIDIANAIAEKLGYEIEISDMDFNGIIPALQSGRADFAMAGMTPTEERKENVSFSEIYYDAKNTIVTATDSGFKTYDDLEGKTVGVQLGSIQEEEVKTKVEEGASFTIESRNKISELIQEIKAGRIDAAIIEDTVAKGYINANEDLEFTELESDEAAGSAIAFPKDSPLVDEFDEALTELKESGELDALITKWFEDYYNEQAAEE; encoded by the coding sequence ATGATTCAACGTCGTCGATTTTTAATTACCCTCACCTGCTGTGCATCACTGATTTTGAGTCTTGGCGCAGGGTGTAGCTCCACTCCCTCGGAAACCGATAGCGCCAGCGAAGACAGTGCTGCGGATAGAACCCTAGTGATGGCCACCTCTGCCGACTATCCCCCCTACGAATTCTATGAAACCGCACGGGGGGAAGGAGAACCCATTGGGTTTGACATTGACATTGCCAATGCGATCGCTGAAAAACTAGGGTACGAGATTGAAATCAGTGATATGGATTTCAACGGCATTATTCCCGCCCTCCAATCGGGCCGCGCTGATTTTGCCATGGCCGGCATGACCCCCACCGAAGAGCGCAAAGAAAATGTATCGTTCTCAGAAATTTATTACGATGCCAAAAACACCATTGTTACCGCTACCGATTCAGGCTTTAAAACCTACGACGATTTAGAAGGTAAGACTGTAGGAGTACAACTCGGCTCCATTCAAGAAGAAGAAGTCAAAACCAAAGTGGAAGAAGGGGCATCTTTTACCATTGAATCTCGGAATAAAATCAGCGAGTTGATCCAAGAAATCAAAGCGGGTCGGATCGATGCTGCCATCATTGAAGATACCGTTGCCAAAGGATATATCAACGCCAACGAGGATTTAGAATTCACAGAACTTGAATCCGATGAAGCCGCCGGTTCTGCGATCGCCTTCCCCAAAGATTCCCCCCTCGTTGATGAATTTGACGAAGCCCTCACCGAATTAAAAGAAAGCGGTGAACTGGATGCCCTGATCACCAAATGGTTTGAAGACTATTACAACGAACAAGCTGCTGAAGAATAA
- a CDS encoding amino acid ABC transporter ATP-binding protein gives MQDLVKQPKPVAVKIDRLYKSFGELKVLRDITTEIYQGEVVAMIGPSGSGKSTFLRCLNLLEMPTSGTIMIQGVEMTDPKTDVMAMRQHVGMVFQHFHLFPHMTVLKNIMYAPIKVKKMPEAEAENKARDLLARVGLAEKADVYPSKLSGGQKQRIAIARALAMEPQLMLFDEPTSALDPEMVKEVLDVMKVVSESGMTMAVVTHEMGFAREVADRIFFLDGGRIAEEATPDEFFKQPKSDRAQQFLAKML, from the coding sequence ATGCAAGATTTAGTCAAACAACCGAAGCCCGTTGCTGTCAAAATTGACCGTCTTTATAAGTCGTTTGGCGAGTTGAAAGTGCTGCGGGATATTACCACAGAAATTTATCAGGGGGAAGTGGTGGCGATGATTGGCCCCTCTGGTTCGGGAAAATCAACATTTTTACGATGTTTAAATCTCCTGGAAATGCCTACATCGGGCACGATTATGATTCAGGGGGTGGAAATGACAGACCCCAAAACTGATGTGATGGCAATGCGGCAGCATGTGGGGATGGTGTTTCAACATTTCCATTTGTTTCCCCATATGACGGTGCTGAAAAATATTATGTATGCGCCGATTAAGGTGAAGAAAATGCCGGAGGCGGAGGCGGAAAATAAGGCGCGGGATCTGTTGGCGCGGGTCGGTTTAGCAGAAAAAGCAGATGTGTACCCGTCGAAGCTTTCCGGGGGGCAAAAACAACGGATTGCGATCGCTCGCGCCTTGGCTATGGAACCGCAATTGATGCTCTTTGATGAACCCACGTCCGCCCTTGACCCGGAAATGGTGAAAGAGGTGCTCGATGTGATGAAGGTGGTGTCAGAATCGGGGATGACGATGGCGGTGGTGACCCATGAGATGGGGTTTGCGCGAGAGGTGGCCGATCGCATCTTTTTCTTGGATGGGGGGCGGATTGCCGAAGAAGCGACCCCGGATGAGTTTTTTAAGCAACCGAAAAGCGATCGCGCCCAGCAATTTCTCGCCAAAATGCTTTAA
- the psbA gene encoding photosystem II q(b) protein: MTTTVQTQQGGSVWERFCQWVTSTNNRLYVGWFGVLMIPTLLTATTCFIIAFIAAPPVDIDGIREPVAGSLLYGNNIISGAVVPSSNAIGLHFYPIWEAASLDEWLYNGGPYQLVIFHFLIGIFCYMGRQWELSYRLGMRPWICVAYSAPVSAASAVFLIYPMGQGSFSDGMPLGISGTFNFMLVFQAEHNILMHPFHMLGVAGVFGGALFSAMHGSLVTSSLVRETTEIESQNYGYKFGQEEETYNIVAAHGYFGRLIFQYASFNNSRALHFFLGAWPVIGIWFTALGVSTMAFNLNGFNFNQSVLDSQGRVINTWADILNRANLGFEVMHERNAHNFPLDLASAESAPVALTAPAING, from the coding sequence ATGACTACCACAGTTCAAACCCAACAAGGCGGTTCCGTTTGGGAACGCTTTTGCCAATGGGTCACCAGCACCAACAACCGCCTCTACGTGGGCTGGTTTGGTGTCTTGATGATCCCCACCCTCTTGACCGCCACCACCTGCTTCATCATCGCCTTCATCGCTGCTCCCCCCGTGGACATCGACGGCATCCGTGAACCCGTGGCCGGTTCCTTGCTCTACGGCAACAACATCATCTCCGGTGCTGTTGTGCCTTCCTCGAATGCGATCGGCTTGCACTTCTACCCGATCTGGGAAGCCGCTTCCCTCGATGAGTGGCTGTACAACGGTGGTCCCTACCAACTGGTGATTTTCCACTTCCTGATCGGCATCTTCTGCTACATGGGTCGTCAGTGGGAATTGAGCTACCGCCTCGGTATGCGTCCTTGGATTTGTGTTGCATACTCTGCACCCGTTTCCGCCGCATCCGCCGTGTTCCTCATCTACCCCATGGGTCAAGGGTCCTTCTCCGACGGTATGCCTTTGGGTATCTCCGGAACCTTTAACTTCATGTTGGTGTTCCAAGCCGAGCACAACATCCTGATGCACCCCTTCCACATGCTCGGTGTGGCTGGTGTCTTCGGTGGTGCTTTGTTCTCCGCCATGCACGGTTCCTTGGTGACTTCCTCCCTAGTGCGGGAAACCACCGAAATCGAAAGCCAAAACTACGGCTACAAATTCGGACAAGAAGAAGAAACCTACAACATCGTTGCAGCCCACGGCTACTTCGGTCGCCTCATCTTCCAATATGCTTCCTTCAACAACTCCCGCGCTCTGCACTTCTTCTTAGGTGCATGGCCCGTGATTGGGATTTGGTTCACCGCCTTGGGTGTGTCCACGATGGCATTCAACCTGAACGGGTTCAACTTCAACCAATCTGTGTTGGATAGCCAAGGTCGCGTCATCAACACCTGGGCGGACATCCTGAACCGCGCTAACCTCGGTTTTGAAGTGATGCACGAACGCAATGCCCACAACTTCCCCTTAGATTTAGCTTCTGCTGAGTCTGCGCCTGTGGCTTTGACCGCTCCTGCGATTAACGGTTAA
- a CDS encoding proteasome-type protease yields the protein MTYCLGVINRSGLVIAADSRTNAGVDYISAYRKLFDFSLPGERAVILCTSGNLAVTQSILTIIEREIKEGFAVNLHTQKTLYDTACYIGDKIRQVQDRDRTWLERDGIDFQCNFLVGGQIKGEAPQLYLVYAQGNCIQATPETPFLQIGETKYGKPILDRTLRFETDLDAVAKCALLSIDSTMKSNLSVGPPINLIMYERDTFTVRHRLQLRLGSPYLAKMRKLWEESLRHAFLTMPNLEWDMDDNADDILID from the coding sequence ATGACCTATTGTTTAGGCGTGATTAACCGTTCCGGGTTAGTCATTGCGGCGGATTCTCGTACCAATGCGGGCGTTGATTATATTTCCGCCTATCGCAAACTCTTCGACTTTTCCCTACCCGGTGAACGCGCTGTCATTCTCTGCACGTCGGGAAATTTAGCCGTGACTCAAAGTATTTTGACCATCATTGAGCGGGAAATCAAAGAGGGCTTTGCGGTCAATCTTCACACTCAAAAAACCCTCTATGATACCGCCTGTTACATCGGCGATAAAATTCGCCAAGTGCAAGACCGCGATCGCACCTGGCTCGAACGAGATGGCATTGATTTTCAATGTAACTTCCTCGTGGGCGGTCAAATCAAAGGTGAAGCACCACAACTCTATCTTGTCTATGCCCAGGGAAATTGCATTCAAGCCACCCCCGAAACACCCTTTTTGCAAATTGGCGAAACCAAATATGGCAAACCCATTTTAGACCGTACTCTCCGCTTTGAAACCGACCTTGATGCGGTGGCCAAATGTGCATTACTATCCATCGATTCCACAATGAAATCCAATCTATCCGTGGGCCCGCCGATTAACTTAATTATGTACGAACGGGATACCTTTACCGTCCGTCATCGTCTCCAATTGCGCCTCGGTTCGCCCTACCTGGCGAAGATGCGCAAATTGTGGGAAGAATCCCTGCGCCATGCCTTTTTAACCATGCCCAATCTTGAATGGGATATGGACGATAATGCCGATGATATTTTGATTGATTAA
- a CDS encoding tetratricopeptide repeat protein, with product MPKRNWIFSILAITGLCQLSLPAQAQALLPYRLNLNSEDFEEQGLGILQDAVQLTRFEQYDLAFPRAKLAAQLVPQEFRAWFLLGSLQLQNQDYSGAIDSLETAQTLMPSAEELPERSGLLFMLGSAYFQNEQYVEAKQVFKTGLTEDDESIEAWFDLGNTHYKLAEYGDAIAAYRKALALEADFWPAINNIGLVVYEQGDSKAALEAWQEALKIDENAVEPMLAIAVARYAQNPSEEAIRLGQLALSLDPAYGDLDFLILNLWGDRLIADTQQFFALPAIQDQLSQFP from the coding sequence GTGCCCAAGCGAAACTGGATCTTCTCAATTTTAGCGATCACCGGACTGTGCCAACTGAGCTTACCCGCTCAGGCCCAGGCACTCCTTCCCTACCGTCTCAATCTCAACAGCGAGGATTTTGAAGAACAGGGTTTAGGCATCTTACAAGATGCCGTGCAGCTCACCCGGTTTGAGCAATACGATTTAGCCTTTCCTCGGGCCAAGCTAGCGGCTCAACTCGTGCCCCAGGAATTTCGAGCCTGGTTTCTCTTAGGCAGTTTACAGCTTCAAAACCAAGACTACTCAGGCGCGATCGACTCGTTGGAAACGGCTCAAACCTTGATGCCGTCTGCCGAAGAACTCCCGGAGCGTTCGGGTCTATTGTTTATGTTGGGGTCGGCGTATTTCCAAAATGAGCAGTATGTCGAGGCGAAACAGGTGTTTAAGACCGGCCTGACAGAAGATGACGAGTCGATCGAAGCCTGGTTTGATTTGGGCAATACCCATTACAAACTGGCGGAGTACGGTGATGCGATCGCCGCCTATCGCAAAGCCCTCGCCCTGGAAGCCGACTTTTGGCCCGCCATTAACAATATTGGGCTAGTGGTTTATGAACAGGGAGACAGCAAAGCAGCCCTAGAGGCCTGGCAAGAAGCGCTCAAAATTGACGAGAATGCCGTTGAGCCGATGCTCGCGATCGCCGTCGCCCGCTACGCACAAAACCCCTCTGAAGAAGCCATCCGCCTCGGTCAACTGGCCCTATCCCTCGATCCGGCCTACGGTGATCTTGATTTTCTGATCCTCAATCTTTGGGGCGATCGCCTCATCGCAGACACACAGCAATTCTTCGCCCTCCCCGCCATTCAAGATCAACTCAGTCAATTTCCTTAA